In the genome of Armatimonadota bacterium, one region contains:
- a CDS encoding winged helix-turn-helix transcriptional regulator yields the protein MIDLLAENPYCTIKRVARRLNVAYTTAQRAVEQLESLSILSQVGATKRDRVFCARALMGILDEPAMLRPGEER from the coding sequence GTGATTGATCTGCTTGCCGAAAACCCGTATTGCACGATCAAGCGGGTGGCGAGACGTCTGAACGTGGCCTACACCACGGCGCAGCGGGCTGTCGAGCAGCTCGAGTCGCTCTCAATCCTCTCGCAGGTGGGAGCGACGAAGCGCGATCGTGTGTTCTGCGCCAGGGCGCTGATGGGCATTCTGGATGAGCCGGCCATGCTGCGCCCTGGGGAGGAGCGCTGA
- a CDS encoding P1 family peptidase, which translates to MHTAEAAGGSQHAVPSLTDIPDIRVGHVTDPVGITGCTAVLCGAGAVASGEVRGAAPGTRETDLLHPGAFVQHAHAVLLAGGSAFGLAAADGVVRYLEERGIGFDAVVARVPIVPSAVIFDLAIGDPRARPDAAMGYEACVRATAEPVDEGSVGAGAGATVGKALGMDRAMKGGVGSWCVRLPGGPSVGALVVVNAYGDVVDEGTGEILAGARGPDGRCAGTSQVLLRGAPGMPFGGNTTLAVIVTTAALSKAQAWRLAVQGHAGLSRAIVPSHTLYDGDTVFVLATGRHEIGVGQSQELIQIGEAAAETVAESVRRAVRAARGLGGIPGHTDLAGCG; encoded by the coding sequence ATGCACACCGCGGAGGCCGCAGGCGGGAGCCAGCACGCCGTGCCGTCACTCACCGATATCCCCGACATCCGCGTAGGCCATGTCACCGACCCGGTGGGCATTACCGGCTGCACCGCCGTGCTCTGCGGGGCCGGAGCCGTCGCCAGCGGTGAGGTGCGCGGAGCCGCGCCGGGCACGCGCGAGACCGATCTGCTGCACCCCGGAGCCTTCGTCCAACACGCCCACGCAGTGCTTCTGGCAGGCGGGAGCGCTTTTGGCCTGGCCGCCGCCGACGGCGTGGTGAGGTATCTCGAAGAGCGCGGGATCGGGTTCGATGCCGTGGTGGCGCGGGTTCCGATTGTGCCGTCCGCCGTGATCTTCGATCTCGCCATCGGCGATCCGCGCGCGCGCCCCGACGCCGCCATGGGATACGAAGCCTGCGTGCGGGCCACGGCAGAGCCGGTGGATGAAGGCAGCGTTGGCGCCGGTGCGGGCGCGACCGTGGGCAAGGCGCTGGGCATGGATCGTGCGATGAAAGGCGGCGTCGGGTCCTGGTGCGTTCGCCTGCCCGGCGGCCCATCCGTAGGCGCGCTGGTGGTGGTAAACGCCTACGGCGACGTGGTGGACGAAGGCACTGGCGAGATTCTGGCAGGAGCCCGCGGGCCCGACGGCCGGTGCGCGGGCACATCGCAAGTGCTGCTCCGGGGCGCGCCTGGCATGCCGTTCGGCGGGAACACCACGTTGGCCGTCATTGTTACCACCGCGGCTCTGTCCAAGGCTCAGGCCTGGCGCCTGGCGGTCCAGGGACACGCGGGGCTCTCACGCGCGATCGTCCCCTCACACACGCTCTACGACGGCGATACGGTGTTCGTCCTGGCGACGGGTCGGCATGAGATCGGCGTGGGGCAATCTCAGGAGTTGATCCAGATCGGTGAGGCGGCGGCCGAGACGGTCGCCGAGTCTGTGCGCCGGGCCGTCCGCGCGGCAAGGGGGCTCGGCGGAATCCCGGGACACACAGATCTTGCCGGATGCGGGTGA